A genomic region of Nitrospira lenta contains the following coding sequences:
- a CDS encoding LapA family protein codes for MIRLILVGILLLLSLAFFLQNQEQEVTLRYFFGLLEASTPIYKPILTAFAVGLLVSGILLFPPWVRSRIDLRRKTKALQDAEVDLERARQSLEKLTGRSNSTTEPARDLVDE; via the coding sequence ATGATTCGGCTCATCCTTGTCGGTATTCTGCTGCTTCTCTCCCTGGCGTTCTTTCTCCAGAATCAGGAGCAGGAAGTCACCTTGCGGTACTTCTTCGGTTTACTGGAAGCCTCTACCCCGATCTACAAACCGATCCTCACGGCCTTCGCTGTCGGCCTGCTCGTGTCAGGCATTCTGTTATTCCCCCCGTGGGTGCGCAGCCGAATCGACCTCCGGCGAAAAACCAAGGCACTGCAAGATGCCGAAGTGGATCTGGAGCGTGCACGCCAATCACTTGAAAAATTAACCGGCCGTTCGAATTCGACCACCGAGCCCGCGCGAGATCTCGTCGATGAGTGA
- the tsaE gene encoding tRNA (adenosine(37)-N6)-threonylcarbamoyltransferase complex ATPase subunit type 1 TsaE, whose protein sequence is MSPALWTVPLPSRIATEAFGRIIGQSLAGGETLALSGELGAGKTALVRGIAAGLGMPPNQVTSPTFVLIHEYAGRLPLIHVDLYRLRSAAEAEGIGLQEYFQGNIVTAIEWADKFPDLLPSDRFELTLQHNTPTTRTARMIAHGPRAGTLFAALKQAVRQHRRAAASTSSPKISTRRGRPRTS, encoded by the coding sequence GTGTCGCCTGCGCTCTGGACGGTGCCGCTTCCCTCGCGCATTGCCACAGAAGCATTTGGCCGGATCATCGGGCAATCACTGGCGGGCGGCGAAACGCTGGCTCTCTCCGGAGAACTCGGCGCCGGGAAGACGGCTCTCGTGCGTGGAATTGCCGCAGGCCTGGGCATGCCGCCGAATCAGGTGACCAGCCCGACCTTCGTCTTGATCCACGAATACGCGGGACGGCTTCCGCTCATTCATGTGGATCTCTACCGACTCCGGAGCGCGGCGGAAGCCGAGGGGATCGGGCTGCAAGAATACTTTCAGGGGAACATCGTCACAGCGATCGAATGGGCCGATAAGTTTCCGGACTTATTGCCGAGTGATCGATTTGAACTCACACTGCAGCACAACACACCCACGACGAGAACTGCGCGGATGATCGCCCATGGGCCACGCGCCGGCACATTGTTCGCCGCCCTCAAACAGGCCGTTCGACAACATCGGCGCGCGGCTGCATCCACATCATCGCCCAAAATCTCCACCCGGAGAGGGAGACCCCGCACATCATGA
- a CDS encoding NAD(P)H-hydrate dehydratase, with protein MKYPAMRLIVTAAQMQALDRRTIEEAGVPGTMLMERAGAGVVTSLEQQLGPLRGKLITILCGKGNNGGDGFVVARLLHKQRAKVHVFTLAPAADLSRDAARMYRQLIRTAGKAIVKPFSSTSQLQTILSDSDAIIDALLGTGLATPVTGRYAEAIDGINQAQRLTVAVDLPSGIHADTGAVLGRAVKADLTVTFGLPKLGLFQNQGIDHAGRVEIVDIGIPPAYVDAVESRIRLITAPFVRTVVPPRRLSSHKGTFGHAGIIAGSVGKTGAAAMAAQAALRIGAGLVTVAIPASVNDVLEAKLLEVMTIPMPETTARTLSRAALDRLKDFINTRTAVAIGPGLSTHPETVALVQALVRQLDRPSVLDADALNALAGRAALLAECAIPPILTPHPGEMARLVTKSSAQSVNEDRIGTATRFAQAHRCYLVLKGARTVIAGPDGMAAICPTGNPGMATAGTGDVLTGMITGLLAQGVASWEAACAATYVHGLAGDLAAETIGQTSLIARDIIDHIPYALTNIGSA; from the coding sequence ATGAAGTACCCCGCAATGAGGCTTATCGTCACCGCCGCACAAATGCAGGCGCTGGACCGCCGGACGATCGAGGAAGCCGGCGTGCCCGGCACGATGTTGATGGAACGGGCCGGAGCCGGTGTCGTCACCAGCCTTGAGCAACAGCTCGGCCCCCTGCGTGGGAAACTCATCACAATTCTCTGCGGGAAAGGCAATAACGGCGGCGATGGATTCGTCGTGGCGCGCCTGCTGCACAAGCAACGGGCCAAGGTCCACGTGTTCACCTTGGCTCCGGCCGCGGATCTGAGCCGCGACGCTGCACGCATGTACCGGCAACTTATCCGGACCGCCGGCAAAGCGATCGTGAAACCGTTTTCCTCAACCAGTCAGCTTCAGACAATACTCAGCGACAGCGACGCAATCATCGACGCCTTATTAGGAACAGGCCTGGCCACGCCGGTTACAGGACGATATGCAGAAGCTATCGACGGCATCAATCAGGCACAGCGCCTGACCGTGGCCGTGGATCTGCCCTCCGGCATCCACGCCGATACCGGCGCAGTATTAGGCCGCGCCGTGAAGGCTGATCTGACCGTAACCTTCGGACTGCCAAAGCTGGGCCTATTCCAGAATCAAGGTATCGATCACGCCGGACGTGTGGAGATTGTCGACATCGGAATTCCACCAGCCTATGTCGATGCCGTGGAAAGCCGGATTCGATTGATCACCGCCCCGTTTGTTCGGACCGTCGTACCTCCCCGTCGCCTCTCCAGTCACAAAGGCACGTTCGGCCATGCCGGCATCATCGCTGGATCAGTCGGCAAGACCGGGGCGGCCGCGATGGCGGCACAAGCGGCCTTGCGAATAGGGGCCGGGTTGGTAACCGTGGCCATCCCGGCGAGCGTCAACGATGTCCTGGAGGCCAAGCTCTTGGAAGTCATGACGATCCCGATGCCTGAGACCACCGCGCGCACATTGTCCCGCGCTGCGCTGGACCGGCTGAAAGACTTCATCAACACGAGAACAGCGGTCGCGATCGGTCCGGGACTCTCAACCCATCCTGAAACTGTTGCGCTAGTGCAAGCGCTTGTCCGGCAACTGGATCGACCGAGCGTCCTTGATGCCGATGCATTGAATGCACTGGCCGGTCGCGCCGCGCTCTTAGCCGAATGTGCAATTCCTCCCATTCTGACGCCGCATCCCGGCGAAATGGCCAGGCTAGTGACCAAATCCTCGGCTCAATCGGTCAACGAGGACCGGATCGGCACGGCCACACGCTTTGCCCAAGCACATCGCTGCTACCTCGTGCTCAAAGGGGCCAGAACCGTGATTGCCGGACCTGACGGCATGGCAGCCATTTGTCCCACCGGTAATCCCGGCATGGCCACGGCTGGAACCGGCGATGTCTTAACCGGTATGATCACAGGATTACTCGCCCAGGGAGTCGCCTCATGGGAGGCCGCGTGCGCCGCTACCTATGTGCACGGACTTGCCGGGGACCTGGCTGCCGAAACAATCGGGCAAACCAGTTTAATCGCCAGAGATATCATTGACCATATTCCTTATGCGCTCACGAACATCGGCTCAGCGTAA
- a CDS encoding pyridoxine 5'-phosphate synthase: MARLGVNIDHIATLRQARGGTDPDPLAAAVLVELAGADGLVVHLREDRRHIQDRDLTLLREIVRTKLDLEMAADDAMVKIALTVKPDLVTLVPEKRQELTTEGGLDVAGLKERIQTTVAMLHDAGIPVSLFIEPDLNQIKAAHKIAADFVELHTGRYANATKSKEADAEFEAITQAAKLAYKLGMGVNAGHGLNYRNVARLTHIPEIVEYNIGHSIIARAVLVGLDQAVKEMKALLS; the protein is encoded by the coding sequence ATGGCCAGACTGGGCGTCAATATTGACCATATCGCGACTCTTCGCCAAGCCCGTGGCGGGACCGATCCGGATCCCTTAGCCGCAGCGGTCCTCGTGGAACTCGCCGGAGCCGATGGCCTCGTCGTACACTTACGCGAAGATCGACGACACATTCAGGACCGCGACCTCACGCTCTTGCGGGAGATCGTCCGGACCAAGCTGGATCTGGAAATGGCCGCCGATGACGCCATGGTCAAGATCGCCCTGACCGTAAAACCAGACTTGGTCACCCTGGTCCCGGAAAAACGGCAGGAGCTCACAACCGAGGGCGGCCTGGATGTAGCCGGGTTAAAAGAGCGTATACAAACCACCGTTGCCATGCTGCACGATGCCGGGATCCCCGTCAGTCTCTTTATCGAACCGGACCTCAACCAGATCAAAGCGGCGCACAAGATTGCAGCCGACTTCGTCGAGCTCCACACCGGGCGCTATGCCAATGCCACCAAGTCGAAAGAGGCCGATGCGGAATTCGAGGCCATCACCCAAGCCGCCAAGCTCGCCTACAAGCTCGGCATGGGTGTCAACGCCGGACACGGCCTCAATTATCGCAATGTCGCGCGCCTGACCCATATTCCGGAAATCGTGGAGTACAACATCGGGCACAGTATCATCGCCCGCGCCGTCCTCGTCGGCCTCGACCAGGCAGTCAAAGAAATGAAAGCGCTGCTCAGCTAG
- the alaC gene encoding alanine transaminase, producing the protein MGLGDGFYRLQRLPPYVFAQVQSLKLEARQRGEDVIDFGMGNPDQPTPPHIVDKLIEAARKSKNHRYSASRGITKLRHAICGWYKRNYNVELDPETEAIVTIGSKEGLAHLALAMIGPGDVVLTPTPTYPIHMYSFIIAGGEVRGIELRQDSDFFEDLQRVYRQTMPRPKILVINFPHNPTTAVVDISFFKKIVAFAKEHNVIVIHDLAYADLVFDGYKAPSFLQVPGAKDVGVEFYTLSKAYNMPGWRVGFCVGNREVVGALAKIKSYLDYGIFQPVQIASVIALNGPQDCVKETVSRYQKRRDVLVGGLNRIGWQVTKPLATMFVWAQIPQAYRHMGSLEFSKLLLREAKVAVSPGIGFGEGGDEYVRFGLVENEHRTRQAVRGIKKVLKLEGSEE; encoded by the coding sequence ATGGGTTTGGGTGATGGGTTTTATCGGCTACAGCGACTTCCGCCATATGTATTTGCTCAGGTGCAGAGCCTCAAGTTAGAAGCTCGTCAACGCGGAGAGGATGTCATCGATTTCGGGATGGGCAATCCCGACCAGCCGACTCCGCCCCACATTGTCGACAAGCTGATTGAAGCCGCCCGCAAAAGTAAGAATCATCGCTACTCGGCGTCGCGTGGCATCACGAAGCTGCGTCACGCAATTTGCGGCTGGTACAAGCGAAACTACAATGTCGAGTTAGATCCTGAGACCGAAGCGATTGTGACGATCGGCTCGAAGGAAGGGCTGGCTCATCTTGCGTTGGCGATGATCGGTCCCGGTGACGTGGTCCTCACGCCCACGCCGACGTACCCCATCCATATGTACAGCTTCATCATTGCCGGGGGCGAGGTCCGTGGGATCGAACTGCGGCAGGACAGCGATTTTTTCGAAGACTTGCAACGGGTCTATCGGCAGACGATGCCGCGTCCGAAGATCCTGGTCATCAACTTCCCGCACAACCCCACGACTGCCGTGGTCGACATCTCGTTTTTTAAGAAGATTGTCGCGTTTGCCAAAGAACACAATGTAATCGTCATTCACGATCTGGCCTATGCCGACCTGGTGTTTGATGGCTATAAGGCGCCGAGTTTTCTCCAGGTCCCAGGCGCGAAGGATGTCGGAGTCGAGTTTTATACGCTGTCAAAGGCCTACAACATGCCCGGATGGCGCGTGGGATTTTGTGTCGGCAATCGAGAAGTGGTCGGAGCCTTAGCCAAGATCAAGAGCTATCTCGATTACGGTATTTTTCAGCCGGTCCAGATTGCCAGTGTCATCGCGTTGAATGGGCCTCAGGACTGCGTTAAAGAGACCGTATCACGCTATCAGAAACGACGGGATGTGCTGGTAGGAGGCTTGAACCGGATCGGGTGGCAGGTGACCAAACCGCTGGCGACGATGTTTGTGTGGGCGCAGATTCCGCAGGCCTATCGGCACATGGGGTCGTTGGAGTTCTCGAAGTTGTTGTTGCGTGAAGCGAAGGTGGCGGTCTCCCCCGGGATCGGATTCGGTGAGGGGGGCGATGAGTATGTGCGATTCGGGCTGGTCGAGAACGAACATCGAACCAGGCAGGCGGTTCGGGGGATCAAGAAGGTGTTGAAGCTCGAAGGGTCAGAGGAATGA
- a CDS encoding homoserine dehydrogenase, producing MKTRIGVGLIGFGTVGTGVAKVLFENAALIRRRVGVPVELLRIADLDITRDRGVAVPPGVLTTDVKQILADPAIDIVIELVGGYDFAKRVMLDAIAAGKHVVTANKALLALHGEEIFAAAESQHVDLGFEASVGGGIPIIRALTEGLAANRIESIYGIINGTSNYILSRMTREGHSFDAVLKEAQQAGYAEADPTFDVAGIDSAHKLAILANLAFGTPINFKEIYTEGITNITEQDIAYAREFGYTIKLLGIAKLHNGAVEARVHPTMVPSDSPIAKVEGVYNAIHLVGDAVGDVILHGRGAGSLPTGSAVVSDVIAIGRNVLKGAAGLVPPASFQQDQRRPIRLKPMDEISSLYYLRFMVLDRPGVLAQIAGELGRCEISISSMLQQGRREGQTVPVVIKTHMAKERDVQKAMCEINRQAFISEPATLIRVEGKDE from the coding sequence ATGAAAACCCGCATCGGTGTCGGCTTGATCGGATTCGGTACCGTTGGAACCGGCGTCGCGAAAGTCTTGTTCGAAAACGCGGCTCTGATCCGTCGGCGGGTCGGCGTTCCGGTCGAGCTGCTGCGGATCGCCGATCTCGACATCACCCGCGATCGCGGAGTGGCGGTGCCGCCTGGCGTATTGACGACGGATGTGAAACAGATTCTTGCCGATCCGGCGATCGATATCGTCATTGAGCTGGTCGGCGGGTACGATTTTGCCAAGCGCGTGATGCTCGACGCCATTGCGGCCGGCAAACATGTGGTCACGGCCAACAAAGCGCTCTTGGCATTGCACGGAGAAGAAATTTTCGCGGCGGCGGAGTCGCAGCATGTGGATCTTGGCTTCGAAGCCAGTGTGGGCGGTGGCATTCCGATCATTCGGGCGTTGACCGAAGGACTGGCGGCGAATCGTATCGAATCGATCTACGGCATTATCAACGGGACGTCGAATTATATTCTCTCCCGGATGACGCGAGAGGGGCACAGTTTCGACGCGGTGCTCAAAGAGGCTCAGCAAGCTGGATATGCGGAAGCGGATCCCACGTTTGATGTGGCCGGAATTGACTCGGCCCACAAGCTTGCCATTCTGGCGAATCTGGCGTTTGGAACGCCGATCAATTTCAAAGAAATCTATACCGAGGGGATCACCAATATCACGGAGCAGGACATCGCGTACGCGAGGGAGTTTGGTTATACGATCAAGCTCTTGGGGATCGCGAAGCTTCATAACGGAGCTGTTGAAGCGCGGGTGCATCCGACCATGGTGCCGTCCGATTCGCCGATCGCCAAAGTTGAGGGGGTCTACAATGCGATCCATCTCGTCGGTGATGCGGTGGGCGACGTGATCCTCCATGGCCGAGGCGCAGGCTCGCTGCCGACCGGCAGTGCGGTGGTGAGCGACGTGATTGCAATCGGGCGCAATGTGCTGAAGGGCGCCGCCGGGCTGGTTCCGCCGGCTTCGTTTCAGCAAGACCAGCGCCGGCCGATCCGTCTCAAGCCCATGGACGAAATCAGCTCGCTCTACTATCTTCGATTTATGGTGCTAGATCGACCGGGTGTGTTGGCGCAGATTGCCGGAGAACTGGGCCGCTGTGAGATCAGTATCTCGTCGATGCTCCAGCAGGGCCGTCGCGAAGGACAGACGGTTCCGGTGGTCATCAAGACACATATGGCGAAGGAGCGGGATGTGCAGAAGGCGATGTGTGAGATCAATCGCCAGGCTTTTATTTCTGAGCCCGCCACGCTGATCCGCGTGGAAGGGAAGGATGAGTAG
- the thrC gene encoding threonine synthase: MARWRGIIEEYRKFLPVTGATPIISLGEGNTPLIRAERLAKAIAPGVDLYLKFEGANPTGSFKDRGMTMAISKAVEQGARAVMCASTGNTSASAAAYGARAGLAVYVLIPAGKIALGKLSQAMMHQATVIQIEGNFDQALTIVKDLSAAHHIELVNSINPFRIEGQKTAAFEVCDQLGDAPHLHVLPVGNAGNITAYWKGYREYRAANQTTKLPRMMGFQAAGAAPMVLGRVVEEPQTIATAIRIGNPASWAAASTAVEESSGAIDLVTDEEILQAYTLVAATEGVFCEPASAASVAGVTKLGRAGKLREGETVVCTLTGHGLKDADTAISVSKPPLTVKAISSDVARLLNAR; the protein is encoded by the coding sequence ATGGCTCGTTGGCGCGGCATTATTGAGGAATATCGAAAGTTTCTTCCGGTGACGGGGGCGACGCCGATCATCAGCTTGGGAGAGGGCAATACGCCGCTCATTCGCGCGGAACGTTTGGCGAAGGCTATTGCCCCGGGCGTCGATCTCTACTTGAAATTCGAGGGCGCGAATCCCACCGGTTCATTCAAAGATCGCGGGATGACGATGGCGATCTCGAAGGCGGTGGAGCAGGGGGCGCGCGCGGTCATGTGCGCCTCGACCGGCAATACCTCCGCGTCCGCCGCTGCCTATGGCGCCCGGGCCGGGCTGGCCGTCTATGTGCTGATCCCAGCGGGTAAAATTGCGCTCGGGAAACTGTCGCAAGCCATGATGCACCAGGCGACGGTTATCCAGATCGAAGGCAATTTCGACCAGGCGCTCACGATCGTCAAAGATCTTTCGGCCGCGCACCATATTGAGCTGGTCAACTCCATTAATCCCTTTCGAATCGAAGGCCAAAAGACGGCCGCGTTTGAAGTGTGTGATCAGTTGGGGGATGCGCCGCATCTTCACGTGCTGCCGGTCGGGAATGCCGGGAACATCACGGCTTATTGGAAAGGTTATCGAGAATATCGGGCCGCGAATCAGACGACCAAATTGCCGCGCATGATGGGATTTCAGGCGGCGGGAGCCGCCCCGATGGTATTGGGCCGGGTGGTTGAAGAGCCGCAAACGATTGCCACCGCGATTCGAATCGGGAATCCGGCGAGCTGGGCCGCGGCGTCGACCGCAGTAGAGGAATCATCCGGGGCGATTGATCTGGTCACCGATGAAGAAATTCTTCAAGCCTATACGCTCGTGGCGGCGACGGAAGGGGTGTTCTGTGAGCCGGCGTCCGCCGCATCGGTGGCCGGTGTCACGAAGCTGGGCCGCGCGGGCAAATTGCGGGAAGGGGAGACGGTGGTGTGTACGCTGACCGGGCATGGATTGAAAGATGCCGATACGGCGATCAGCGTGTCCAAACCGCCGTTGACTGTCAAGGCGATATCTTCGGATGTTGCCCGGTTATTAAATGCACGATGA
- the apgM gene encoding 2,3-bisphosphoglycerate-independent phosphoglycerate mutase, producing the protein MKYLILHAGGLAGHAQDALGGRTPLQAAATPHLDRLARIGELGLVTNPAEGNRHGSGLNGTAILGYDPKKYYQGPGPLEAASLGVSVTEQDVVYRCTMVTVKPEGGKVGADIKKLSAHVVLDDATAGLIETDEARELIEAINEQLGSETMQFYPGTGHRHVMVWMKGKPRAVCVDPQSVRGRVIGDALPTGDGANILRELMEASHLILRDHPVNAERLASGKNPANCIWLWGEGRAIPWPSLAERFQVTGAVVASSAVHRGVGLCAGLDASDAPEIGDEPFKAMAATVLDEFAKKDFVYVHASLPDEVVHGSDVNATVRAIEEFDRDLVGPILKGLEKQGPYRFLALCDHGEGVQGQAFAVFGEGPGTDGASGGRRFTEADAQASKAPVRDASKFVIKLFAKG; encoded by the coding sequence ATGAAGTATCTGATTCTCCATGCTGGCGGGTTAGCGGGTCATGCGCAGGATGCATTGGGGGGACGCACGCCGCTTCAGGCGGCTGCCACGCCTCATCTTGATCGATTGGCACGGATCGGCGAACTCGGGTTGGTTACGAATCCCGCGGAGGGGAATCGTCATGGCAGCGGTCTTAACGGGACCGCGATTCTCGGGTACGACCCCAAGAAGTACTATCAAGGTCCCGGTCCGCTCGAAGCCGCGAGTCTCGGTGTCTCTGTGACGGAGCAAGACGTGGTCTATCGCTGTACGATGGTCACGGTGAAGCCGGAAGGCGGAAAAGTCGGCGCAGACATCAAGAAGTTAAGCGCACATGTCGTGCTGGACGATGCGACGGCTGGTCTCATCGAAACTGATGAGGCGCGCGAATTGATCGAGGCGATCAACGAGCAGCTGGGCTCTGAGACAATGCAGTTCTACCCCGGTACGGGCCATCGTCATGTCATGGTGTGGATGAAAGGCAAGCCGCGGGCCGTGTGTGTCGATCCACAGTCGGTGAGAGGTCGCGTGATCGGGGATGCGCTTCCGACAGGAGACGGCGCAAATATTCTGCGAGAGCTGATGGAAGCGTCCCATCTCATTTTGCGCGATCATCCGGTCAATGCGGAGCGATTAGCATCGGGGAAAAATCCGGCCAATTGTATCTGGTTATGGGGAGAAGGACGAGCCATCCCGTGGCCCAGTCTGGCTGAACGATTTCAGGTGACCGGTGCGGTCGTGGCCTCCAGTGCGGTCCATCGGGGAGTCGGGCTGTGTGCCGGGTTGGACGCGTCGGATGCTCCAGAAATTGGCGACGAACCCTTTAAGGCGATGGCCGCGACGGTACTCGATGAGTTTGCCAAGAAGGACTTTGTCTATGTCCATGCTTCCTTGCCTGATGAAGTGGTGCATGGCAGCGATGTGAATGCGACCGTGCGGGCCATCGAAGAGTTTGACCGGGACCTCGTCGGACCGATCCTGAAAGGGCTTGAGAAGCAAGGCCCATATCGATTTCTTGCGTTGTGCGATCACGGTGAAGGGGTGCAGGGCCAGGCGTTCGCGGTGTTTGGCGAGGGGCCAGGCACGGATGGAGCCTCAGGAGGTCGTCGATTCACCGAGGCTGATGCGCAGGCCTCCAAGGCGCCGGTCCGTGATGCCAGCAAGTTTGTGATCAAGCTGTTTGCCAAAGGGTAA
- a CDS encoding aspartate kinase: MALLVQKYGGTSVGTIERIHRVAERVAQSHRAGDQVVVVLSAMSGETDRLIKLAHEASATPDDREMDMLLSTGERVTVALLAMDLRSRGLNARSYTGRQVGIITNSVHTKARIARVSADRLREALAKGIIPVVAGFQGINEQSDVTTLGRGGSDLSAVALAAALKADRCVIFTDVDGVYTSDPNVVPAARRIDKISYEEMLEMASLGAKVLQARSVEFAAKFNVPVEVNSSFKEGKGTLVTREDADMEAVAVAGVTGDRNQAKITMVGVPDKPGIAAKIFGPVAQANINVDMIIQNVSQDALTDLSFTVPRADLRAATPLLQAVANDVGARSVAITEAIAKVSLIGVGMRSHSGVAAKMFEVLSREGVNIMMISTSEIKISCVIAEKYLELAMRSLHTAFGLDRVVQGEQSAK, encoded by the coding sequence GTGGCGTTACTGGTTCAGAAATACGGCGGGACGTCGGTCGGTACGATTGAACGCATCCATCGGGTCGCAGAGCGGGTCGCGCAGTCGCATCGTGCCGGAGACCAGGTGGTCGTCGTGTTGTCTGCGATGAGCGGTGAGACGGATCGATTGATCAAGCTTGCGCATGAGGCGTCCGCCACGCCCGATGATCGTGAAATGGACATGTTGCTGTCCACGGGTGAGCGTGTGACCGTGGCGCTCTTGGCGATGGATCTTCGTAGTCGCGGACTGAATGCCCGGTCCTATACGGGACGGCAAGTCGGCATTATCACCAACAGTGTCCATACCAAGGCCAGGATTGCACGGGTTTCAGCCGACCGGCTTCGCGAAGCGTTGGCAAAAGGTATCATTCCCGTGGTGGCGGGGTTTCAGGGAATCAACGAACAGTCGGATGTCACGACGCTGGGACGCGGCGGATCGGATCTGTCTGCGGTAGCGTTGGCTGCGGCGTTGAAAGCCGATCGATGCGTCATCTTTACCGATGTGGATGGGGTCTACACCTCAGATCCCAATGTGGTGCCAGCGGCGCGGCGGATCGACAAGATTTCATACGAAGAAATGTTGGAAATGGCCAGTCTCGGCGCCAAGGTGTTGCAGGCCAGGTCAGTGGAGTTCGCCGCGAAATTCAACGTCCCGGTTGAGGTGAATTCGAGTTTTAAGGAAGGAAAGGGGACTCTCGTGACACGTGAAGATGCGGATATGGAGGCAGTCGCGGTGGCCGGAGTCACGGGAGACCGGAATCAGGCAAAAATCACAATGGTCGGCGTGCCCGACAAGCCCGGCATCGCGGCAAAAATTTTCGGGCCTGTGGCCCAGGCCAACATCAACGTCGATATGATCATTCAGAACGTCAGTCAGGATGCGTTGACGGACTTGTCGTTCACTGTGCCTCGGGCGGATTTGCGCGCTGCGACTCCGTTGCTACAAGCGGTGGCCAACGATGTCGGGGCCAGAAGCGTGGCGATCACCGAAGCGATTGCCAAAGTCTCGCTCATCGGGGTGGGCATGCGCTCGCATTCGGGTGTCGCTGCGAAGATGTTCGAGGTGTTATCCCGTGAGGGCGTCAATATCATGATGATCAGCACTTCGGAGATCAAAATTTCCTGCGTGATTGCCGAGAAGTATTTGGAGCTCGCGATGCGCTCGTTACACACCGCGTTCGGGCTCGATCGGGTTGTGCAAGGAGAGCAGTCGGCGAAGTAA